In the genome of Deinococcus ruber, the window TCCGGTGCCTGCCCTGCCGCGCCCGCTGCTGTTCGCCCGCATGGACGCGGCGCTCAGTCGGCTGGCCCGCACCCGACTGACGCAGGGCGGCGACGATCTGCTCACGCATCTGGCCCGCTGGCCCGGCGGCGTGCGCGAAACGCGCATCAGTCTGGCGGCAGGGCACGACACCACCACGCATAGCCTCGCGTGGGCAGTGTGGCACCTCGCTCAACATCCGGCCTGGTTTCAGGCAGATGGCCTCAAACCCGCGATCCGGGAAACGCTGCGCCTGTATCCGCCCGGCTGGATGGGCAGCCGACGACTGTCACAGCCGCTCGACCTGGGGGCAGAGGTGCTGCCCAAAGGCGCGTTGGCGCTGTACAGCCCGTATCTCAGCGCCCGCGACCCCGACTTCTGGGACGCGCCCGACGCCTTCCGCCCAGAGCGCTGGGAGCGTCCGCCGCCCGCCTGGAGTTACCTGCCCTTCGGGGGCGGCGAGCGGCTGTGCCTGGGCATCCATCTGGCGAATCTGCTGCTGGAAGAAGCGCTGCTGTACCTGCTGGAATCCGGCAGCCAGCTCCGCGCCCTGCACGGCAATCCAGCCCCCCGCCCCGGCGTGACGCTGGGGCCGAGCGGGCCGCTGGTGGTTCGACTGGGCTGAAGGATGGTGCTTCTACTTCCGCCCCCAGAGCAAGTTGCACCAGAAGAGAGCAGGCAAGAGAGGTCAAAAGCTCGTCAGAGCCGCTGTTCCCACTTCCAAAAATGCTCTAAAACAGCATCACTTCCACTTCATCGCCCACCTCGACCGGCTCTCCTTCCGGCACGATCACCAGCGCCCCGGCGTCGGACAGCGAGCGCAGGACGCCGCTCCCCTGCTTGCCGTAATCACTGACCGTGCCCCCCTCAATGGTGCCGCGCCAGTACGCCGTCTTGTCGCTCAGCGCCCGGAAGGGAGTTGCCGCCCGCAGCCGCAGCGTGAAGGGCGGCTCTCCGGTCAGGGCGGGGCGCACGATCACCTGAAAGACCACCAGACTGCTGACCGGATTGCCCGGCAGCCCAAAGACCGGAAGCCCGCGCCAGCCGCCCAGCAGGGCAGGGCCACCGGGCCGCAGACGCACCTTCCAGAAACTGACGCGTCCCTGCGAGAGCAGCAGATCGCGCATGAAATCGTATTTGCCCATACTCACGCCGCCCGACGTGATGAGCACGTCTGCGCCGCCCGCCCCGTCGATCAGTTCGGCCAGCCGCTCGGGTGAATCGGGGGCGTGGCCCAGGTCGAGCACCTCTGCGCCCGCCTCGCGGATCATGGCGGCCAGACCGTAGCGATTGCTGTCGTACACCTGCCCCGGCTCC includes:
- a CDS encoding cytochrome P450, whose translation is MPLPSPTVHPQAGHLPRWASAPLTLLEEGAQLPGKLFTLRLGLPAVVGFSPEWNRRLLTDLNTFRSAGSFSRVVPYLSGGIILTDTGHKERRHALNPPFSKRSLETLRARVRAALRAERLDSSFDALAWADRAVLRMLNAAFFDSDFDTRLLHAFLAPLRSPFPVPALPRPLLFARMDAALSRLARTRLTQGGDDLLTHLARWPGGVRETRISLAAGHDTTTHSLAWAVWHLAQHPAWFQADGLKPAIRETLRLYPPGWMGSRRLSQPLDLGAEVLPKGALALYSPYLSARDPDFWDAPDAFRPERWERPPPAWSYLPFGGGERLCLGIHLANLLLEEALLYLLESGSQLRALHGNPAPRPGVTLGPSGPLVVRLG